From Leptodactylus fuscus isolate aLepFus1 chromosome 11, aLepFus1.hap2, whole genome shotgun sequence, one genomic window encodes:
- the PRX gene encoding periaxin isoform X1, with product MCDCFRQIFGVTWSPASSYGAGAERAEIRESSKVSEPPPVQFNPLKPRSPPTSRPHLSPEEIKDADRAAQKEKLHEELKKVLLLKGQRNSEEESTMETNVKITEEKLRASELVEVIVETEVQSGMSGISISGGGRDGLFVSEILKDSPAAKSLSVLQGDQILSARVFFENIKYEDALKILQYAEQYKVSYCLKRTVASSDVSVSSSSGSVEVKGPKAKMPKMTVKSLTPVKKKKKKVPGSEDSLEAVKGSELSVANMDIPPVDVEFSFPKFSKILKTKGGAESAAGAKSTETTTKETATEQKRLKMKFPRLRVKDAAAGGGLSVDVSAKAKDDGKVKEKSAAQVGVSIPKIKKPKVDVAVAKPDIEIAAPKIEIATPQVGSEEKIFKTPQVELDLPLTVKKSEIETPESVKATGLSSAIKIPDVEIKMPMAGAEVEAPEAKISMPSISKVGICTPQLGKEQDLALLVDGRPKTEIKLPSVEIAAPKLDVDLSLPRVEGSVEVETPDSTSRGLQIKLPKFSMSTKTSETALEVTPPQTKKDIKGKASEEKIKIPSVKTPQIGISLPKGKIEADSPDSQKRSSLKFPSIDISAPKVDLDLTVESEDLSYEPVQIPDVSLKMPKISPPKVGMKVKEAYAGIISQTDVKVEKVEAESSIEIPDVTIKMPKIGLPKLGLKSDVQELETEVATGKSEDEEFKLKGPKLKLPSFGGLLVKDKTEVDGSDSSMEAEGKLKFPSIKMPSVDISLPKVPDSEPSKPEPAAKVDKKAPEIEGADLKLKMPKISLPKLDMTTILGKPDGSPKVGLHMATADTKIKGDKITAPDLDISIPKAKTFDLSLTSLKSDLGVSVEKPKVAIKLPKVELDSIAFDGQTGDAKVGIPSIKMPVLEVDAPRLGVDLNLPKVKTEETEVSYEDKDIKFQMPKLNLPKLSDVAKDMAIELDVPKVTGDICSPHLPTDIKTGVDIEDKGVKMSLPKLEIGLGKSTEVEVGEIKEKIDVKLPKEKLEKTFVEDEEAKIKLPSVKLPSLEIATPKISDMDVSADIPKVDVDVPSKEELEVVVSSDGDTKWKAPKFSFRKLGISGSKDKKGETDAKATEAKGDAELAVKGPKMKMPKFGIVFPKSKHDVEVEADTKARKEKADVSARQVDASADGKVKIPSVKLPSVDITAPKLEVDIALPKGDVSPVTDKAPEINIDIPDVKLNLPKFSMPKFGKSKGGDEDADIEKTKVQGKMSPFKSTKAGEVSSELEAKGKGRELKMKMPAIKMPSFGISRKDTEASEAKLVVSSSEDKTKKGKTVAQEAKVSLETEGGDGITSFMKMPTFKMSSPKVKAPEVDLTVKGSKESLQMPEVHIKVPDVELPSFGLKSDQTAEVSLSKAEAKKSVGSKDLDLHLSDIIKVPALEISAPTVAPELQISVPCTKPDISVSVPKVEVDVSDADIKRYEGDLKIPKLPTIGVPDVELDIGLPKVSLEHEADVGMEKSAAKIKMPKFELPKLEPLEAKVDIGGFKAKDIESEGKMKAPKLKLPHVDISLPKVNLDEEDIPFIEGESKVQGSRAEARTIEGAFSLPSVELPKMSTPKIRAPELELDVSLSKDDVKMGDLSKSLKVESSGSEGEQHDLKFKMPKIKMPKFGAGVEEGSGKVEAKASKTEDSSESGIMGFKIKMPKLQVGSLKGKAGEDKEFESDHKVAVKGDVKVSDREDSDNGHTFKIKMPSFGLSKGATEAGTEPLHPAEDGADLKFKMPKVTLPDVGFSGGEGEKVEASLESSHVGKVKSITTSNLEEIELDVGLKMPKIKMPTIGLPGRKGDDDMEMSLHVESEGKKSLFRMPDVELSTPKVKAHGEYEVDGAKLSKDLEGGDSAKKSKKTEDKHKHDLAQEDAEKAYKVKLPKLVVGLPKAVSGDVELSPPKLQSETKDKEEERKKSKKNIFSLSKTKDKSAGLISSDVDTSLELEGPDVKIKLPKIKMKPSFGKSKGKGKGSDVNGEEETDADSSDVTAKSSKIRFPKLGFSSSKVNSGEVNINGTSGHVNGETEVSTQNGSQAGVIKVGKLKFPKVEFSSPYKGNEIDSEMNLELVKTEDESKDEGTERSFSSKFKSPKIAFSGFKKKEKGEDDVISSSARTEMATMENAKGGDSKSGMGRISLGFLSSRSKGEYTVDNSGIQKDNEDDTSKDKSSKLKIPKLSLNSEVASSQETKEESSQEGYKIGLPQVSFTTHQEEQTTKEEETTLGFIKVTTTKQIKTETITEKTLAI from the exons GCGCTGGGGCAGAGAGAGCGGAGATTCGTGAGTCTAGTAAAGTATCTGAACCCCCG CCAGTACAGTTCAACCCCCTGAAGCCGAGGTCTCCCCCCACCAGCCGCCCCCACCTGTCCCCGGAGGAAATCAAAGACGCAGATCGAGCG GCTCAGAAGGAGAAACTACACGAAGAGTTGAAGAAAGTTTTGCTACTTAAAGGGCAAAGAAACTCTGAGGAGGAGTCCACAATGGAGACCAATGTGAAGATCACGGAG GAGAAGTTAAGAGCGTccgagttggtggaggtgattgTAGAAACCGAGGTCCAGTCTGGAATGTCCGGCATTAGCATCTCTGGAGGAGGCCGAGATGGATTGTTCGTTTCAGAAATCCTCAAGGACTCCCCCGCCGCCAAAAGCTTATCTGTGCTTCAAG GGGACCAGATCCTCAGCGCCAGAGTCTTCTTTGAAAACATTAAATATGAAGACGCCTTGAAGATCCTTCAGTATGCAGAACAATATAAAGTCTCCTACTGCCTGAAGAGGACGGTAGCATCTAGTGATGTCAGCGTGTCCTCCAGCTCCGGGAGTGTGGAAGTCAAAGGTCCAAAGGCAAAGATGCCAAAAATG ACTGTTAAAAGCCTGACACctgtgaagaagaaaaaaaagaaggttCCAGGTTCAGAAGATTCCCTGGAGGCCGTGAAAGGGTCAGAGCTCTCGGTTGCCAACATGGACATTCCACCAGTAGATGTTGAATTTTCCTTCCCCAAGTTTTCCAAAATCCTAAAAACCAAGGGAGGGGCAGAATCTGCCGCCGGAGCGAAGAGCACCGAGACCACCACCAAAGAAACGGCCACAGAACAGAAAAGACTAAAGATGAAGTTCCCAAGACTTAGGGTCAAGGACGCCGCAGCCGGTGGGGGACTttctgtggatgtttctgcaaAAGCTAAAGATGATGGAAAAGTGAAAGAGAAATCGGCAGCTCAAGTCGGGGTCTCTATTCCTAAAATAAAGAAGCCAAAAGTTGATGTTGCAGTGGCCAAACCAGACATTGAAATTGCTGCACCGAagattgaaattgcaacaccgcAGGTTGGAAGCGAGGAAAAGATTTTTAAGACTCCTCAAGTAGAACTGGATCTTCCACTAACAGTCAAAAAAAGTGAGATAGAGACTCCAGAAAGTGTTAAAGCAACTGGCCTGAGTTCGGCTATTAAAATTCCAGATGTCGAAATCAAGATGCCGATGGCTGGTGCCGAGGTGGAAGCACCAGAAGCTAAAATAAGCATGCCATCCATATCAAAAGTAGGGATCTGTACACCGCAACTAGGAAAAGAGCAAGATCTGGCTCTACTAGTGGACGGACGGCCAAAGACTGAAATCAAGTTACCATCAGTAGAGATAGCAGCACCTAAGCTGGATGTGGACTTAAGTTTACCAAGAGTTGAAGGGTCTGTTGAAGTGGAAACCCCAGACTCTACTAGCCGCGGCCTACAGATTAAACTACCAAAATTTAGCATGTCCACCAAAACTTCAGAAACTGCTTTGGAAGTAACCCCTCCGCAAACCAAAAAAGATATTAAGGGCAAAGCGTCCGAGGAGAAGATAAAAATACCTTCTGTGAAAACTCCACAAATTGGAATCTCACTCCCTAAAGGAAAAATTGAAGCAGATAGTCCGGACAGTCAGAAGAGAAGTTCCCTCAAGTTTCCATCTATCGATATCTCTGCTCCAAAAGTGGACCTAGACCTAACTGTGGAGTCCGAAGATCTGTCTTATGAGCCTGTTCAGATTCCAGATGTGAGTCTTAAGATGCCCAAAATAAGTCCTCCTAAGGTCGGCATGAAGGTTAAAGAGGCCTATGCCGGGATTATCTCACAAACCGATGTGAAAGTCGAGAAggttgaagcagaaagttctatCGAAATTCCAGATGTTACGATTAAAATGCCCAAAATAGGTCTTCCTAAACTGGGCCTCAAGAGTGATGTCCAGGAACTTGAGACGGAGGTGGCAACTGGGAAAAGCGAAGACGAAGAATTTAAACTGAAAGGTCCTAAACTCAAACTACCAAGTTTTGGAGGGTTGTTGGTAAAAGACAAGACTGAAGTGGATGGATCGGATTCTTCTATGGAAGCCGAGGGGAAATTAAAATTTCCTTCTATTAAGATGCCATCAGTCGATATTTCCTTACCAAAAGTGCCAGACAGTGAGCCAAGTAAACCGGAGCCGGCAGCCAAGGTAGACAAAAAAGCACCAGAAATAGAAGGTGCAGACTTGAAGCTTAAAATGCCCAAAATTTCCTTACCCAAACTTGATATGACAACAATACTTGGAAAACCTGACGGGTCTCCAAAAGTTGGACTTCACATGGCAACGGCTGATACAAAAATAAAAGGGGATAAAATAACGGCCCCTGATCTGGATATTTCTATTCCCAAGGCAAAAACTTTTGATCTTAGTTTAACTTCACTAAAATCTGACCTGGGCGTTTCAGTGGAGAAGCCTAAAGTTGCGATTAAACTTCCAAAAGTAGAGTTAGATTCAATAGCATTCGATGGCCAGACTGGAGATGCCAAAGTTGGTATTCCTTCTATTAAGATGCCAGTTCTCGAGGTTGATGCTCCAAGACTTGGCGTTGACTTAAACTTGCCAAAAGTGAAAACTGAAGAAACTGAAGTATCTTATGAAGACAAAGACATAAAATTCCAGATGCCAAAGTTAAATCTTCCTAAACTCAGTGATGTAGCCAAAGATATGGCCATTGAACTTGATGTCCCAAAGGTGACGGGTGACATTTGTTCACCACACCTTCCTACAGACATAAAGACTGGAGTGGACATAGAAGATAAAGGAGTAAAGATGAGTTTACCAAAACTTGAGATTGGACTTGGAAAATCCACAGAGGTTGAAGTTGGTGAAATCAAAGAAAAGATTGACGTGAAACTTCCTAAGGAAAAACTTGAAAAAACGTTTGTAGAAGATGAAGAGGCGAAAATAAAGTTACCGTCAGTGAAACTTCCGTCTCTTGAGATCGCGACACCAAAAATCTCCGACATGGACGTCAGTGCAGACATTCCAAAAGTTGATGTTGATGTGCCAAGTAAAGAGGAATTGGAAGTCGTTGTTTCCAGTGACGGCGACACCAAATGGAAAGCACCAAAGTTTTCTTTTCGTAAACTTGGTATCTCTGGATCTAAAGATAAGAAAGGCGAAACTGATGCAAAAGCAACAGAAGCAAAAGGAGATGCCGAACTCGCAGTCAAAGGTCCAAAAATGAAAATGCCAAAGTTTGGAATAGTTTTTCCCAAATCAAAACATGATGTAGAAGTGGAAGCAGATACAAAAGCTAGAAAAGAGAAGGCGGATGTTTCTGCCCGTCAGGTGGACGCGTCTGCCGATGGAAAAGTGAAAATTCCATCAGTGAAACTTCCATCCGTTGACATCACAGCTCCAAAGTTAGAGGTTGATATCGCACTCCCGAAAGGAGACGTCTCTCCGGTTACAGACAAAGCACCTGAAATTAATATTGACATTCCAGATGTGAAGTTAAACCTGCCCAAATTTTCCATGCCAAAATTTGGGAAAAGCAAAGGTGGCGATGAAGATGCAGACATTGAGAAAACTAAAGTGCAAGGTAAAATGTCCCCCTTTAAATCAACAAAAGCTGGCGAGGTGTCCAGTGAACTTGAGGCCAAGGGGAAAGGTCGAGAACTAAAAATGAAAATGCCTGCGATCAAGATGCCTTCATTTGGAATATCAAGGAAAGATACCGAAGCTTCTGAGGCAAAACTTGTAGTAAGTTCTTCGGAAGATAAGACTAAGAAAGGTAAAACTGTAGCACAAGAAGCAAAAGTGTCCTTAGAAACTGAAGGAGGTGATGGGATAACTTCCTTCATGAAAATGCCCACATTCAAGATGTCATCTCCAAAGGTGAAGGCACCAGAAGTGGACCTGACTGTGAAAGGCTCAAAGGAGAGTCTTCAGATGCCTGAAGTCCACATAAAAGTCCCCGATGTTGAGTTACCTTCTTTTGGACTAAAAAGCGACCAAACAGCTGAAGTGTCACTTTCCAAAGCAGAAGCCAAAAAGTCAGTGGGGTCAAAAGATCTGGACCTTCATCTCAGTGATATAATAAAGGTCCCCGCTCTCGAAATATCTGCACCGACAGTTGCTCCTGAATTACAGATTTCTGTGCCATGTACTAAACCAGACATCTCCGTATCAGTACCAAAAGTAGAAGTAGATGTTTCCGACGCAGACATTAAAAGATACGAAGGGGATTTAAAAATACCCAAACTTCCGACCATTGGTGTTCCAGATGTCGAATTAGATATCGGTTTGCCCAAAGTAAGTCTGGAGCACGAGGCGGATGTCGGCATGGAAAAATCAGCTGCCAAAATTAAAATGCCAAAATTTGAACTGCCGAAGCTTGAGCCATTGGAAGCCAAGGTGGACATTGGTGGTTTTAAGGCAAAAGACATTGAATCTGAAGGAAAAATGAAAGCTCCTAAGCTTAAGCTGCCACATGTTGATATTTCACTTCCAAAAGTAAATTTAGATGAAGAAGATATCCCATTTATTGAAGGAGAGTCTAAAGTGCAAGGTTCAAGAGCTGAAGCAAGGACCATCGAAGGAGCCTTCAGTTTGCCATCTGTAGAGCTCCCGAAAATGTCCACTCCCAAAATAAGAGCCCCAGAATTGGAACTAGATGTCAGCTTAAGCAAGGACGATGTGAAAATGGGTGACTTATCCAAATCACTCAAGGTAGAATCAAGTGGTTCTGAAGGTGAACAACATGATCTCAAGTTTAAGATGCCAAAAATAAAGATGCCTAAATTTGGAGCAGGTGTCGAGGAAGGCTCTGGTAAAGTGGAGGCCAAGGCTTCCAAAACCGAAGACAGTTCTGAATCAGGTATCATGGGCTTCAAAATCAAAATGCCTAAGCTTCAAGTAGGATCTCTTAAAGGGAAAGCGGGAGAGGACAAAGAGTTCGAAAGTGACCATAAAGTGGCTGTGAAAGGTGATGTGAAGGTGTCAGATCGTGAAGATTCGGACAATGGCCATACATTCAAAATTAAAATGCCATCGTTTGGCCTATCAAAGGGGGCTACAGAAGCCGGCACAGAACCTTTGCATCCTGCTGAAGACGGTGCAGACTTAAAGTTCAAAATGCCAAAAGTTACTTTGCCTGATGTTGGATTTTCTGGAGGTGAAGGAGAAAAAGTGGAGGCTTCCTTGGAAAGTAGTCATGTGGGAAAGGTAAAAAGCATCACAACGTCAAATCTGGAAGAGATAGAATTAGATGTAGGACTGAAAATGCCAAAAATTAAGATGCCAACAATTGGTCTACCTGGACGAAAGGGAGATGATGACATGGAAATGTCTCTTCATGTGGAATCTGAGGGAAAGAAGTCATTGTTTAGGATGCCAGATGTGGAATTATCTACTCCAAAAGTTAAGGCACATGGTGAATATGAAGTGGATGGAGCGAAATTATCAAAGGACTTAGAAGGAGGAGATTCTGCAAAGAAGAGCAAAAAAACTGAAGATAAGCACAAGCATGACCTAGCGCAAGAAGATGCCGAAAAGGCATACAAGGTAAAACTACCAAAACTAGTGGTCGGCTTACCGAAGGCCGTCTCTGGAGATGTGGAACTTTCTCCACCTAAATTGCAGTCAGAGACAAAAGACaaggaagaagaaaggaagaagtcGAAGAAGAATATTTTCTCTCTCAGCAAAACCAAGGACAAAAGTGCAGGTCTAATATCGTCGGACGTGGACACAAGTCTAGAATTGGAAGGTCCAGATGTGAAAATTAAGctaccaaaaataaaaatgaaacctTCTTTTGGAAAGTCAAAAGGCAAAGGTAAAGGGTCTGACGTGAATGGAGAAGAGGAAACTGACGCCGACTCAAGTGATGTCACAGCCAAGTCTTCAAAGATCAGATTCCCCAAATTAGGGTTTTCCTCGTCGAAGGTAAATTCCGGGGAAGTAAATATAAATGGAACCTCTGGCCACGTGAATGGAGAGACTGAGGTGTCTACTCAAAATGGATCTCAGGCTGGGGTCATAAAGGTTGGGAAACTTAAGTTTCCTAAGGTTGAATTTTCATCACCATACAAGGGCAATGAAATAGACTCCGAAATGAATCTCGAATTAGTCAAGACAGAAGATGAATCCAAGGATGAAGGCACCGAGAGATCTTTTTCCTCAAAGTTTAAGTCTCCTAAAATTGCTTTCTCTGGTttcaagaaaaaagaaaagggtGAAGACGACGTAATAAGCTCATCGGCAAGAACCGAGATGGCAACTATGGAAAACGCAAAAGGGGGTGATTCAAAGTCAGGGATGGGTCGGATCTCTCTCGGATTCCTCTCAAGTCGATCTAAGGGGGAATACACGGTGGACAATAGTGGTATACAGAAAGACAATGAGGATGACACCAGTAAAGATAAGTCATCAAAGCTAAAGATTCCCAAGTTATCGCTCAACTCTGAGGTGGCATCAAGTCAAGAGACAAAAGAAGAAAGTTCTCAAGAAGGTTACAAAATCGGCCTGCCACAGGTGAGCTTTACCACACATCAAGAAGAACAGACCACGAAAGAGGAGGAGACAACCTTGGGCTTCATAAAAGTCACAACAACAAAACAAATCAAGACAGAGACTATCACAGAGAAGACCCTGGCCATATAA